The genome window GCTCATTGCTCGTCACCCTTCGCCTTAACGCTTCTGGCAACTATGTCATCGCTTCGATACTCTTATCGCTTATCGCTATCGCCTATCGTTAATTGTGTTATCTGCGTTATGTTCGCACacatgacctcgcttcacgagacgaaactaatAAGACTAAGACATGGTGGTGTTTTAGCCGTATCAGCAGACTTTcatggaaaaaggccatgtgggctAATGTTAGTTGAAATTGTGATGTTGTTCAAATCCAATCGAATGGCATGTCTCCATCGCTTGCAACGTATCAACTATCGCTTATCGCTCGACGGTTGTCGCTATCGCTCATCGCTTTTCGCTTGCCGCTTATCGCTTTACGTTAATCGCCGCCGTCTTCGCTTACTATGTTTGGTGTTTGGTGTTTGTGCTATCAAATTTTCGTGTACCGCTTACCGCCTATCGCACTCGCTCGTGTCGCCAAACTGAGTTCGAAAACGACTTCATCACTCAGTTCGCCTTCCAAGACTTGATCCAACCCTTTTCCCGTTTGGATCAAGTCATTGCAAATCTGTTTGTACTATGTCGACACGTATGACACTGCCTCACGAGACGGAAGCCATATGgcaaaagcatggtggatacgccgctggtacttcctatatataagtgttttaaccatattgtcgaactttcgtgggaaagtgccatgcggggccgactgtgaaaaaaaaaactaaattttgATATTATTAAAAAGCTTTGTTTACCCAAAGTTTAAACCAAACCACTTCTTACaaaactttttctaaaatttgatcAAAACCTCTGTACAAAACGAGATTTTCTTGTAAGGATGGTGTGACGATCGACTCAAGTTGCTGCCGCATGACGAGAAAATTTCGTAAATTtcgtaaaacgagttttaaacaccCTCAAATCTATTAGTAACCTAACAAAACCCTTCCCATAGTGCTGGTGTGAACATCGATACAGTTAATGACGCGTCATGAGAAGATCTTCATAAACAAGTTCTCCAAATTAATCGGCTTTTCGGAAATTTAAAACGCTGGGGATCGCATTCTCGTGTGTGTTATTGCTTTTGGTTGTTCAAATCGTATCACTCGTCGCTCTCGCTTAGTCTTTGCAATGCTCTCGCGCGTTAATTCTCTATCGATCGCTCGCTATCTCGTCGCTTTATCGATTACTCGCTCGCAGCAACTCTCGCGACCCTtcttgtggattaatttcgggacgaaatttcctaaagcagtggagactgtaacaacccgcacgttcatgcgttgttactactcgttatactcgttacgcctagcaccagagatttgGATCATAATGTACCTATATCGCATATatcgcagtattttcgcatattacgcatactttatcgctatcaCATCACATTGCACTTGCTGAAAACCACGAAGATGtcaagtgaggaccaattctaccctccttgatagccgtgatgtgtcgcagtgcAACTTGATACTCAAGAAAACGCACATCGCATCACACACATTAACGTTCACGATGACGTTGaatgaggacctattctaccctcctcgataaccgtgaagcgtcgcaaagtaacgcatattcgaaacgaaacccggTTATGATGTCGCAACTTTaaaatatagatatgtatatacgacccaacgtggctaattataataaatatatgaaaatgtggatgagaatgtgtaaccaaactatcgcaacaCTTAACAATCGAAACGGAACGCCAAAACTTAGCTCGCCGGAGGCGTTTGATCGAATGGcagttcgatcgaatggccatccgatcggacagccatccgatcggacagccaactgatcggatagccatccgatccgATGCACTGCACCGCCTTTCTCCTCCTTTGCCTATAGATAGATACCCCACTTGTCACATCAACAACAGTTGATGTGACTGCACTCTCTCGACCAGATGCCTTCTCGCCgtttttctctcgatttctcgcaattcttgtaagtttATACCTCAAaccttgtacttctatgatctacacgcactccttcatctttttcaccatcaaatctcaCATTTTCACCATTAAATCCTCGGATTTGAGCCGTTccaaggtgatgtcatcatggagttcttaggaacaatgaagtgtgacctcatctcaCCAAGAACAGTCCGGATATGATAGATTCCATGGTGTTTAAACACAAATCTCACCTACAGGTCGACGAGCAATGACACGAAATGCACGTCGCGGTCTAAGCCGAATCTAAGTTTTTTTCAAGgttttcttcaaactttcttaacTTTTACTCAAAAACCGATAGAACCAGGGCTCATTCAGATCTTCTACTCATTCGTTAGGGATGTGTCGGTTTGAGAACTGATTCCTATCAACGAGATGACCGGCTTATCGTGTTGAACACGAACaaccgtcaagaacagttaagtgatcggacggggtgattcccatccgatccgATGACTTGGACTTGGTAGAGTTCCATTGTTTAGCTCGTagtcataccgtctcgatcaaatTGCCAAAACTTAGCAAAACACTCAAGTTATAAGACGATCAGATTGCGGGACGGATTGCCGCCCGATCGGACTGCCACTCGATCGACCTGCAAACCGATCGGATTGAACTTGGTATCAAGACTTAAACGATTTTCAAACATTCAAAGATCTGAATGACGAACGGATTGACGTCCGATCGGATTgacgtccgatcgaacgaccatccgatcggttGACTTTTGGATCctcaacacttaaacattttaCGAATCTTCATCGCACATCAGTTccaacggattgtcacccgattgGATTGCCGCTCGATCGAGTGACCAGTCTGCTACGAACCTATCATCAACCAAAGTGTCTCGCTGATCGGATCACTGTCCAATCGaacagccacccgatcgaccaacctgaaaggtagagatacttctctgttttcaaaatgctacaacgaaaacttcaaaaggcaaaccatcatgCACGAACACATCCTTAACAAACGAGGTGACAATCCAGTCGAAtaaccatccgaacggattgccacccgatcgactggccatccgatcgcattgccatccgatcggattaccatttgACACTTGGTTCACTCGCCACCGTTTAAGGCACTATACAACGCTCACGCTATCAATCTGCAACcaggctaatctcagacgcgttcctttcaatccaaccaagttgtgtttacttgctgagcaccgactgtgagtatacttgaaccctttttgcttttgcacctttgggtgtaacatacgttgctATCAAATCGAATTACATCAAATGCTTAAAAAATTTATCACTTGCGCATGACTTACGTGCATAGTTATACGTGATtctagttacatatgtgctaggacttatacttgCGACGTCCTACcatgactagtatagtactattgcacccgacggggtctagtttagcaatcgcaatcgcagctcgaggacttagctggtagtatcagttttgtgagtatatatgtcgtgtattacgtttatgtatGTGGAAATTCACAGCCATTATCTATTACACTACTACATATCAAAcatgtatactcgccaatactattgtattgacattattttaacgtatgttgcaggttaggtcgcagtctacatcaaatcaagctaggaagtctagaaactcacctaaaatttatgttgtcggatttgtattgttcgagaggacaagaaatctgtgatgacttatgtgattgtattatttgttggTATGGGATAACAAGTGTAATAAATACTGTcgcaatttagttgttatggattctcttgagcaatctgattcgcctagtgtcgcgccccgatgattccgccatcggttgggatgtgacagtaatcaacacaagtaaatcctaaccaaGATAACGCATAAGTGCATaaattcatttcacaaagtcataactttatcatcgttcgacaatttgAAAATCCAATTCAAATACACGGCAATTATCAAAGgtgttcaaaatcaaaacacaattTGTCATACAAGTCAAAACTAAACACAAATCGAAACGCTAGATaatacaactacctacaccggggtgaaaccaaggtgattagccgctcatggttgaaggaACTTAATCACCGGATATTAGGATCTTGAACTTAAGCATCTTGAAAccttgatgatgatgaaaatggtGGTTTAGGGTTTGTGGTGGAATGATGAGAATGAATGGATGAATGGGTTGAAGAATTGGTTAGGGGTAGGATGTAAGTGATTGTGATTCGGTTGATGATTCGGCGTTCTTGATGGAATGGAATTCAAGTGGTGGTGAGAATAGGCTCCAAGAACTCAATTCAAACTCTCAAGAATGTGTAACTCCCGACTTCAATGGCTCAAGATCCGTTTAAACTCATCAAAAGATCAAGAAAACACAAGTTTCGCGACTGAACAAATGGGAGCCCATCGCCGACTAGGGGGACCCCATCGGCCACTGGCTCGCCTGATGTTGTTTTTCTCCGACGCCTTGTTTTCCTGGATACGCACATTTTTGGCCGACGGGCTTTTCTaaagggcgtcgccgacggccctagtgtgacacctgtgcctccacggccgTAATACAGATACCGAATCAATGAAATATtgcatttcatacttgggatttgtataaatatgtgtatcagttacacatatcaattcttgtttgatttcgggctctaaatcgctttctggaaggttatatgcgtactgatgcgtaaatataattagtttaatgcgacaaacactccagaacagtgacatgggcttaacataccttaaataacccttacctaacttagaaataagttttggaaggtttggtgtgccgaaatcaagtttattcgcttacagggactaaattcgacaaactgccaaagtatgtcgatttgtactgtaacgaacattccggaacatgaccataagttaaacataccctaaatatcctttacatatcttagaaataggctttgaggggttcggtgtactaaaataaactttttggtcattcagggactaaaagcgtcaaaaagtgtataaatttgcattttcgcgcatatcttacgttctgaatacatccggacatccaaaactttatgtaatcattaaaatattttattttactgattggcatgataaaattccattcgtcgcgtaatttggatcgtttttcgcattcgttcgtgtttcgttgtaattaaccgaacaacgcaaccgtacgaccaaacgaaccgacatacgagatatttttgagcatgtttcatgttccctatacttgaacttcattttagagccttgaaattggATTAttggggcttaaacgtgtcaaaaatgcatcgaaaaccatgttttgcacattcagggaccaaaatcgacattctgccatagttatcttaggaagggaccaaaatggaaaatctaaattccagcttgttccagctgttcccctcatttgcacatggttttaatgaaactaagggctcccatggtttcataaaaccatgggcacatgtgtacggatgagatcgaagctcgttttacgatgaacgatcttaacggttgtgcaAAAACTATATAAACCCCACCCCTTTGCTCTCaaactcacatttgatctgattttcattctctaagttgaagtcttgcacttcatacctgagaataaatTGGATCAAACCtccttggaccttttgtaagtcctctttcgttcttttatgcatttttagcgtgaaagtcaaactttatttgactttctgcattgaccaatttatggtcaatacaaagttcgtttgaacttcataacgtgagcgtaatcatgatggttttagtctcttatgactatacctactgattaccacgttatctaggcatagtggcgagtcgtagtttcggccaaaatgcgtattcttgcgtattttgtaaccaaactacttttaggtatcaaaactgtttgttttgataccaaacctgtttttcaaacttcattaaacatgttttaacatgtttagctcgtcactttaggtttagtgcttatgtagggtcgtaaggtaagcggtctaaacaaccgcttatactttcgaacccggcccgtttggtcgatcattaggatccgaccaaacacattaggtgaccatagttgtataggggataaccttccgaggttataccttatggtcacttcgtttagttagtggtatgataggtaatttatatgccttaggaaaattaccaaaatgccctttttgcgcataaattcattttaagcatatgtaacctaaattttgacatctaaactgattaggtaacattattagacatgttaaggcatataatacttgtcataggactagttaggcgttccgaacgcgttttacgtgaacgacgcgttaaagtagcgtaagctatcttaacgagtcgtaatgggtcgtaagcacttagcataggtttcattttagtatgtagggtTTGTtgaaccatatcatatgagttccaatactcatttggtttacgaaacctcatactatccgatcttccgagttaggtccggttattaatataGTTACTTATACTAAgtgccgtttgattctgtgatcctTCTACCGTTTCTTGGTGGTTATCTAAAGACtattaagcaatctcaagtgagtacatagtcccctcttttactgtttttcaaacattttggggtgaaacacatgtgcctacttgttactttcgtgctttccatgttttcatatcatatgcttgttatgttcattagtacacttatagtacacgatttcattgtgtttttgctatgtatgtccatttagtgcatacttagtacatcgttttacattacattttatgctatgtatgttcatttagttcatacttagtacattgttttacatcacatcacatgctatgtatgttcatttgttgcatacttagtacatttacatcacatcacatgcttacattttggtatgtcatttggtttgtttaaatgggacaatatacattcattaacattgaccacgccgttcgttagtaggtagtggtaccataggaattgacaactcccgttcctgacatcctaggtatgtttggatggaaggaatgaccgaattcgataaacataacacagatagacctttaaattcgtttaggggtttatcgccacagtcacaaggcttgaatgtatgcattttcacaataccgcatagatgtttgtatcagtatagcatgcatttattccacaaaacataactttgatttaaaccatgttttacttcaataccttgtttttgtgcattttacctatggtttagttgacatatttcacttaccatacatgatattttggatacacattacataatttacattagacataaacattagaggtcttaaccattccgACTCAGTATaaaacttaaccattcagaggcaaatgtctgaaccattccgacatctgctcacgaaacaaacaatctgaaccattaagtgctgaaccagtaagaggtctgaatcattaagagcctcattaagagctaaacaaacagccccttagactTTTATACAAAAtgcacaaacaatccaatacatacATGCAACGTTATACTTGATTCTTTAATCTGGGTTTGTTCGTTTTGTGttgaacttgtcattaacttcgtacgagcttGCCCTTAACATGTATAGAACGCACCGCCCAGGGGAACATGAAGTCATGTTAAGTCTTTTACTTGCGTTAAACCTTAGGTTGACTTGTTTGTTCACATGTCAGTTTAATGTAAATCTTGAATAACTAGtgtgccatgtggattcgtttaaacTTTTattactatgctatgtatcaaaacttgtatactcgccaatacgtTTGTATTGAACCATGTATTTTAACATATTGCAGGATGATGATATGAAAATTGGGCGTAGCGACGATGctttagatacacacctagaaaTCGTAGATTACGTTGTTGTATCAAGTTTTGTACTATGTTatgttgtaatttgttttgttgtATTTGAAAcatgttgtatttgaatttccttGTATTGTAATTTGATAATTGTTAagcaatgaaatgaaattggTTTATTTAAATTCTATTGTCACTTTTAGTGTTATGTGTAATGAGCAATtaatttcgtctcactccgatgtttttGCCATCGATTGAGGTATGAAATCCACAAGGACCCGAATATAAGAAAAATCCTTTTTAAATGAAAGTGTGTGAAACCAAATAATTACTCTAGTTTGTATTTGTGTAACAcgtttgaaaaagaaaacaattttaGCTAGTTTGTACTTTGTATTTGTAACAcgtttgaaaaagaaaacaagttTAGCAAGAGGGTAGAGAAATGACAGAAATACCCTGGCGCTGAGAGCGTTTCTCCACCTCTTTTCCCCAAAATtctcaccaccaccatcttcttCTTCTGGAAATCCAGGCGACCAAAATTGAAATTCGAAATTCTAAACATGATTCCACAACAATGGACACCCCCATGCGGCAATCAATGCACGAACAAATACGCTGCTTTGATGCAGATTCCTTGTAAGTTATTGGTCAACCCACCCAGTTCATTATGTTTATCTTTAATTCTTTCTGTATCACTCTTTGGTGTTCCTTTCCCCATGTTAATTGTGAATTGTAATCGGTACAGCTACGTTTTCACTGCGAAATTGATACGGATAGGATAggatagcatagcatagcatgtTGTTCTTTATTTATGTGGTAATGATGGAAGGAAGATGGTAATGTTGTATGTTTTAAAGGGACCTTCTTTGAAATGGATTGTCTGTCTGTCAACTCAAAAAGAAAtctgtgttgttgttgttgttgttgttgttgttgttgttgttgttgtatcatctacatacatacataccgcTTGCTGCTTTCCTTCCTACCAGTTCATAAATCTTTCAAGCAGATGATGTGGTTTTCGACTTATTTACTTGCTTTATGATTTTTCACGttatcctatgctcaccaaacaCCCAAATACCCTTGCCTTAATGCTTGCTTCACAACCAAATTAGTCTTCCGGTAGTAAGTAAGACAAGCTTAGATGCTTCCTAATGAATCTAAACCTTAtcatcagcaaaatgctcattTATTTAAATAGTTGCTAGTTTTTATATTTGGCCTCTTGTCTTTCATCATTATGACGGACGGTAACCCTATTTTGTTTTCATAATTAATCGTTACTTACAGCTACTGCTTTCTTTATCGTTGTTGTGTTTTTAACTTTATTATTATTAGCATCTATCTCATTCATGAGTAATAAGAAATTCAGTTTGTTTTGTGGTGATTCACAAAAACTGTTTCGGGCCTCTTGCAGGGAGGGTATTCTGTAAGAAAGGGTGTAATGCTGATGGTGATACATGGGAGGAATGTAAGTACCACTTTTGCTTTTTCAACTTTGTACTATGAAATTTTTGATTTGTTTTTGCTTCGCTTCATTTATATTATGGACGCTCAGTACCAAACTAAGTTTAAGTACAGACATGCTATAAATACATAGACTCCGATTGCTTTAAATGTGATACATCAGGTGGTTATGTTGAGGCCGCATAACCACCTATCTTTCTCTCTCCTACTGCATCTAGTTATTGCTACCTACAAGTATTTATTGCAATTCTCGTGCGTGGGTCTTTACTTAAAGTCGGTTTTGTATACAACGCTCCCCTATATGTACACATTTGTGTAATATATATAAAGTATTTGGGACAACTTTTTATTTCTCAGGGCTCTGATTATTATGTCTTACAGTGCTTTAGATGTGTCTATGGTCTTATTTGATGTGACAATTTTTCAGGCTTGAGCGAGTGTGATGAGATATGCTACAAAGACCCAGTTTTAAAAGATCAGCAGTGGAGTGCTTACATTGATAGGTCTCCTGGTTCTGCGAGCTATTCACAGGTTTTTCTTCTTATATTGCCTGGCGTCATCAACTCTTAGCTTGATTTGGAGAGAGATTAATTAATTGCGTATATTTACTTATCAATGGGTTGTCTCAACAGCTAAAGTAAAAATGTATTTTTCTTCAGGATTGCTTTCATGCTTGTGTCTCCGGCTGTGGCTATAAGGTCAGCTTATTTAAGTTACTACTCCTCTATAATTACATAAACGCGATTTCATAGCATTATGAGATAGGTCAACTTGAATTTGCTAGATGGTATTTGGTTATTAAGAATCACAAGATTTCAAATAAGTTGTGCGCATTAAACTGCACATAACACCCACCATTCCTTTTGTCTCAAAGGGATACATCCTTTCTGGTAAAATTCCTATCCAAGTTGTTGGTCATATCGATTGCGGTCCACAAGTTTTTCTAAACTCTGTGCTTATCTTGGGTACTTTATTCATTAGAAACTAGGGGTGCTCATAAACCGTTAAAACCGGAACACCTTCATAGGCCTGCAAGCATAAAAACTTTGACCTTGTGATTAAAAGTAACACCATCTGTTTGATTGCAGTTTGATATTCCACCAGAAAAAGTAACCGAAATTCATCCAAATAGGCCATTACCACCGCCACCTGCCGCTAAAAGTGACCCAGCAGTAGACAGATCCAAAAAAGTCTCTGAAGACG of Helianthus annuus cultivar XRQ/B chromosome 1, HanXRQr2.0-SUNRISE, whole genome shotgun sequence contains these proteins:
- the LOC110944387 gene encoding uncharacterized protein LOC110944387 is translated as MIPQQWTPPCGNQCTNKYAALMQIPWRVFCKKGCNADGDTWEECLSECDEICYKDPVLKDQQWSAYIDRSPGSASYSQDCFHACVSGCGYKFDIPPEKVTEIHPNRPLPPPPAAKSDPAVDRSKKVSEDVPCTSA